The following proteins are encoded in a genomic region of Methanoculleus bourgensis MS2:
- a CDS encoding DUF2551 domain-containing protein, which produces MRSPSELRKEIETRLEGYLSRDRDGIRHELLSLFVKIRSLTIPQIYEKLQEQFSISYHSVASMVGIIASRIGILHVRRNAEGTNTIYELKDQYVDVVTTILGTT; this is translated from the coding sequence ATGAGATCACCCTCTGAGCTCAGAAAAGAGATCGAAACTCGACTCGAAGGTTATCTCTCACGGGACCGGGATGGCATCCGGCATGAGCTGCTCAGCCTCTTCGTGAAGATACGATCCCTGACGATACCGCAGATCTACGAGAAATTGCAGGAGCAGTTCTCTATCAGTTACCACTCCGTCGCATCTATGGTCGGCATCATCGCGTCCAGGATAGGCATCCTGCACGTGAGGCGGAACGCGGAGGGAACCAACACCATTTACGAACTGAAAGACCAGTACGTGGATGTGGTGACAACAATCCTGGGAACAACATAA
- a CDS encoding archease: MSFEELDHTADVLMRVRGATLSEVFSDAGRAMFHVMYGPCEDRGIARQITLEAEDLESLLIDYLSELLFITDAENLVFCTFDVDLQGTRLSAVVRGEPFDPARHAGGTLIKGISYFGLEIVKEEDAYVVDIIFDI; encoded by the coding sequence ATGAGTTTCGAAGAACTGGATCATACGGCCGACGTCCTCATGCGGGTACGGGGCGCAACCCTAAGCGAGGTCTTCTCCGATGCAGGCCGGGCCATGTTCCACGTGATGTACGGCCCCTGCGAGGACCGGGGTATCGCACGGCAGATCACCCTTGAGGCGGAAGACCTCGAATCCCTCCTCATCGACTACCTCTCGGAACTGCTCTTCATAACCGATGCTGAGAACCTCGTCTTCTGCACCTTCGACGTCGATCTCCAGGGCACCCGGCTCTCCGCCGTCGTCAGGGGCGAGCCCTTCGACCCCGCGCGGCATGCGGGGGGAACGCTCATCAAGGGCATATCCTACTTCGGGCTCGAGATCGTGAAAGAAGAAGATGCTTATGTAGTAGACATCATCTTTGATATCTGA
- a CDS encoding RtcB family protein has translation MLEGINKIGDLEWEVPVGYVPDMRVPGRFFLSRALAETLEEGAVRQLANVATLPGIVKHSLAMPDIHWGYGFPIGGVAAFDRTEGVISPGGVGFDINCGVRLITTPLTEADLAGKKRELIEALFSVVPTGVGARSAMRVSNKELTEIMVNGARWAVERGLGTPEDLIRCEEEGAMPGAEPDAVSAKARQRGMPQIGTLGAGNHFLEIQVAREIIDPEAASVFGIAEGQICFMVHCGSRGLGHQVATDHLRTLESALGKYQIRLPDRQLACAPIDSPEGRAYYGGMACAANYAWTNRQVIMHEARKAFTQVFGIEYDEMRLIYDVAHNVAKFEHHDVDGAPMEVCVHRKGATRAFGPQAPGIPREYAAVGQPVLIPGSMGTSSYLLHGTATAMQKTWGSTCHGAGRVLSRSKAKKAIRGKELREHLAQEGILVRAHRDSVLAEEAPEVYKPSHEVVRVVHEAGLSGIVARLEPLGVIKG, from the coding sequence ATGCTTGAAGGAATCAATAAGATCGGAGACCTCGAGTGGGAGGTCCCCGTAGGATATGTTCCAGATATGCGCGTGCCCGGCCGTTTCTTCCTCTCCCGGGCACTGGCAGAAACCCTCGAAGAGGGGGCCGTCCGCCAGCTGGCGAACGTCGCAACCCTGCCCGGGATTGTGAAACACTCGCTTGCCATGCCCGACATCCACTGGGGATACGGGTTTCCCATCGGCGGCGTTGCCGCGTTTGACAGGACCGAAGGTGTCATATCTCCCGGCGGGGTCGGGTTTGACATCAACTGCGGCGTCCGGCTGATCACGACGCCCCTCACCGAGGCCGACCTCGCCGGCAAAAAACGGGAACTGATCGAGGCGCTCTTCTCCGTCGTGCCGACCGGTGTGGGCGCAAGGAGTGCCATGCGGGTCTCGAACAAAGAACTGACCGAGATCATGGTGAACGGCGCGCGATGGGCGGTGGAGCGCGGGCTCGGCACCCCGGAAGACCTCATCCGGTGCGAGGAAGAGGGCGCGATGCCGGGCGCAGAACCGGACGCGGTCAGCGCCAAAGCCCGCCAGCGGGGCATGCCGCAGATCGGGACGCTCGGTGCAGGAAACCACTTCCTGGAGATCCAGGTGGCACGAGAGATCATTGATCCGGAGGCGGCCAGCGTATTCGGGATCGCCGAAGGGCAGATCTGTTTCATGGTCCACTGCGGCTCACGGGGTCTCGGCCACCAGGTCGCCACCGACCACCTGCGGACACTCGAGAGCGCCCTTGGAAAATACCAGATACGCCTCCCCGACCGGCAGCTTGCCTGCGCTCCGATCGACTCTCCGGAAGGCCGCGCCTACTACGGCGGCATGGCCTGCGCTGCAAATTATGCCTGGACAAACCGGCAGGTCATCATGCACGAGGCCAGGAAAGCGTTCACGCAGGTCTTTGGGATCGAATACGATGAGATGAGGCTCATCTACGACGTCGCCCACAACGTCGCCAAGTTCGAGCACCACGATGTCGACGGCGCGCCGATGGAGGTCTGCGTCCACCGTAAAGGCGCAACCCGGGCGTTCGGCCCCCAGGCTCCGGGCATCCCCCGTGAGTATGCCGCGGTCGGGCAGCCGGTGCTCATCCCCGGGAGCATGGGCACGTCCTCCTACCTCCTCCACGGCACGGCGACCGCGATGCAGAAGACCTGGGGGAGCACCTGCCATGGCGCCGGCAGGGTGCTCAGCCGGTCGAAGGCGAAGAAAGCGATCCGGGGAAAGGAACTTCGGGAGCACCTCGCACAAGAGGGCATCCTGGTCAGGGCTCACCGCGACTCCGTGCTTGCGGAAGAGGCGCCCGAAGTCTACAAACCGAGCCACGAAGTGGTGCGTGTCGTGCACGAAGCGGGCCTCTCCGGTATCGTCGCCCGACTGGAACCGCTCGGGGTGATCAAAGGGTGA
- a CDS encoding DUF2111 domain-containing protein, translating into MDMAMEQYIISASSRARDLAPVMMCVHDLLGHLPVTARSRDHPGIRIEDGKVIDEAYTGPILEEVLAENVVKRVRPPGGPYMGIPVVVAPVRDGEGRAIGAIGIVDVTGIFDLASFMEQSAEIRRQVCGRDPCPLPTESPAAKR; encoded by the coding sequence ATGGATATGGCCATGGAGCAATACATCATCTCTGCATCTTCACGGGCGCGTGATCTCGCTCCCGTTATGATGTGCGTCCATGATCTGCTTGGCCATCTGCCTGTTACGGCGCGGTCCCGCGACCATCCGGGTATCAGGATCGAGGACGGAAAGGTCATCGACGAGGCCTACACGGGCCCCATCCTCGAAGAGGTCCTGGCGGAGAACGTTGTAAAAAGAGTCAGGCCTCCGGGAGGCCCATATATGGGCATCCCGGTGGTGGTGGCGCCGGTAAGGGACGGCGAAGGCAGGGCCATCGGTGCAATCGGCATCGTCGATGTGACTGGTATTTTTGATCTGGCGAGTTTCATGGAGCAGAGCGCGGAGATCCGGAGACAGGTATGTGGCAGGGATCCGTGCCCGCTCCCGACTGAGTCGCCTGCAGCGAAAAGGTAA
- a CDS encoding biotin--[acetyl-CoA-carboxylase] ligase, producing MKDTAINVLKILEENPGPVSGEHIAEHLGVTRSAVWKQIRELRRLGYKISSSRAQGYCLEATTSRLLPYEIHKRLRTRFIGKQIRYFDRTASTSWIGKQLASETDPEKLHGMVIIAEEQTGGVGRLGRAWVSPAGGIWITIVLKPRIPIDHLFMITMAGSIAIARAIRKEYGLSALIKWPNDIFVGDKKVGGLLLELAAEADAVHYGLLGIGIDANISLADLPPNLKDTVTSLEAEVGHEVDRVALLVRVLREFELRYQQLEDGEYDSIIREWKSLSLTLDQRVAIRTINKTFEGEAIDIDSHGALIIRRDNGKIERVIAGDCFQL from the coding sequence ATGAAGGACACGGCAATCAATGTACTGAAGATTCTCGAGGAGAACCCCGGCCCGGTATCGGGCGAGCATATTGCAGAGCACCTGGGTGTCACCCGTTCAGCCGTCTGGAAACAGATACGCGAGCTCAGGAGATTAGGATACAAAATATCGTCGTCCCGGGCACAGGGTTACTGCCTTGAGGCGACGACGAGCAGGCTCCTCCCATACGAGATTCACAAGCGGCTCCGCACCCGGTTCATCGGAAAGCAGATCCGCTACTTTGACCGCACCGCCTCCACGAGCTGGATCGGCAAACAACTCGCCAGCGAAACCGATCCTGAGAAACTGCACGGCATGGTGATCATTGCCGAAGAACAGACCGGCGGGGTTGGAAGGCTCGGGCGCGCCTGGGTCTCGCCTGCCGGCGGCATCTGGATCACGATCGTCTTAAAGCCGAGGATCCCGATCGATCACCTCTTCATGATCACCATGGCCGGGTCGATCGCCATCGCTCGCGCCATCAGGAAGGAATACGGGCTCAGTGCGCTCATCAAGTGGCCGAACGACATCTTCGTCGGGGACAAGAAGGTCGGCGGGTTGCTCCTGGAACTCGCCGCAGAGGCGGACGCCGTCCACTACGGTCTTCTCGGGATCGGGATCGACGCGAACATCTCGCTTGCCGATCTCCCGCCGAACCTGAAAGATACGGTGACCTCACTTGAGGCTGAGGTCGGCCACGAGGTTGACCGCGTGGCGCTTCTTGTCAGGGTCCTGCGGGAGTTTGAACTGCGCTACCAGCAGCTCGAGGACGGGGAGTACGATTCCATCATCCGCGAGTGGAAGAGTCTTTCCCTGACGCTTGACCAGCGGGTGGCCATCAGGACCATCAACAAGACCTTTGAGGGGGAGGCCATCGACATCGATAGCCACGGCGCCCTGATCATCCGCCGGGATAACGGGAAGATCGAGCGGGTCATTGCCGGCGACTGCTTCCAGCTCTGA
- a CDS encoding biotin transporter BioY, with protein MKHRAQILAYSGTFIALIAAGSWISIPLPPVPLTLQTLFVLLAGVVMQRYAVIPVGLYVLLGAANLPVFHNGTAGLGVLLGPTGGFLLGFIPAALVAGLAYEHESPKIRVAGLIAATCTIYLFGVVWLAWSASISLLQAVLIGVAPFIIGDAVKAAAAFAIGKRVA; from the coding sequence ATGAAACACCGAGCCCAGATCCTCGCCTACAGTGGAACGTTCATAGCGCTGATCGCCGCCGGGAGCTGGATATCCATCCCGCTGCCCCCGGTCCCGCTCACGCTCCAGACTCTCTTTGTGCTCCTTGCCGGGGTCGTCATGCAGCGGTATGCCGTAATCCCCGTCGGCCTCTACGTCCTCCTCGGGGCGGCGAACCTCCCGGTCTTCCATAACGGTACGGCCGGTCTCGGGGTGCTCCTCGGTCCTACCGGAGGGTTTCTGCTCGGCTTTATTCCTGCCGCGCTCGTTGCAGGGCTTGCCTACGAGCACGAATCGCCGAAGATCCGGGTCGCAGGGCTGATCGCGGCAACCTGCACGATCTACCTCTTCGGCGTCGTATGGCTTGCCTGGTCGGCATCGATCTCGCTCCTCCAGGCGGTCCTGATCGGCGTCGCCCCATTTATCATCGGCGATGCCGTGAAGGCAGCAGCCGCATTCGCTATAGGAAAGCGCGTGGCATGA
- a CDS encoding ATP-binding cassette domain-containing protein, with protein sequence MIQITNLRHRLIEIPDLTVDARHIAVIGPNGSGKTTLLSVCSGIEEPRAGTVRILGRPPSAVRIGWVGEFPDRTLLFSRVYDEIAATPRFRNRSCPETDERVRAAAALVGISHLRDAKVSTLSGGEKALVALAAAGADDPEVLILDEADSHLDAGTADRVQRVVRKSAAAHVLWCTQSMDTAACADYVIFMEGGVVRYHGTPDKVFAGLEETCFYPTMWRIRR encoded by the coding sequence ATGATCCAGATCACCAATCTTCGGCACCGGCTCATCGAGATCCCGGACCTCACGGTAGATGCGCGCCACATCGCCGTGATCGGGCCGAACGGGAGCGGTAAGACGACGCTTCTTTCGGTCTGCTCCGGCATCGAGGAGCCCCGCGCCGGGACGGTCCGGATCCTCGGGAGGCCGCCATCGGCCGTGAGAATCGGGTGGGTGGGGGAGTTTCCCGACCGGACGCTCCTCTTCTCCCGGGTATATGATGAGATCGCAGCGACGCCCCGGTTCCGTAATCGTTCCTGCCCCGAGACCGATGAGCGGGTCAGGGCGGCTGCCGCGCTGGTCGGGATTTCGCACCTCCGGGATGCGAAGGTCTCGACCCTCTCGGGGGGGGAGAAGGCCCTCGTCGCGCTGGCCGCCGCCGGTGCCGACGACCCTGAGGTGCTCATCCTTGACGAGGCCGACTCGCACCTGGACGCCGGGACAGCGGATCGTGTCCAGCGCGTTGTGCGTAAGAGCGCGGCGGCCCACGTGCTCTGGTGCACGCAGTCGATGGATACGGCGGCCTGCGCGGACTACGTCATCTTTATGGAGGGAGGTGTGGTCCGGTATCACGGCACGCCTGACAAGGTCTTTGCCGGACTTGAGGAGACCTGTTTCTACCCTACGATGTGGAGGATCCGCCGGTGA
- a CDS encoding ATP-binding cassette domain-containing protein yields MRVDLEDLLFSRGRFSLRGSGTFGEGVHLVSGPVGSGKSTLALLLAEILRPESGAVRRHGISSALLLLQFPEYHITCPTIAEEAGSWGLDPDELLVRADLAGRGDDDPFHLSRGELKRLILACMIMRNPDLLMLDEPFSSLDCAAKRRACSMIEGRSEGITIIFSHERAVLPRVDALWEMEGGTLRALGSVPRAIPRWRHAPPYLTYALERGARPENIRLQDAREAICRTQG; encoded by the coding sequence GTGAGGGTGGACCTCGAGGATCTCCTCTTCTCCCGGGGCCGGTTCAGCCTCCGGGGCAGCGGCACCTTCGGCGAGGGCGTGCACCTGGTCAGCGGGCCGGTGGGGAGCGGGAAGTCAACGCTGGCACTACTGCTCGCCGAAATCCTCCGTCCAGAGAGCGGCGCCGTCCGGCGGCACGGGATCTCGTCTGCCCTGCTCCTGCTGCAGTTTCCCGAGTACCACATCACCTGCCCGACAATCGCCGAGGAGGCCGGGTCCTGGGGTCTTGACCCCGATGAACTCCTCGTGCGCGCGGACCTTGCCGGACGCGGCGATGATGACCCGTTCCACCTCTCCCGCGGCGAACTGAAACGGTTGATCCTGGCCTGCATGATCATGCGAAACCCCGACCTGCTGATGCTGGACGAACCGTTCAGCTCGCTCGACTGCGCCGCCAAACGAAGAGCCTGCAGCATGATCGAAGGAAGGAGCGAGGGAATCACCATCATCTTCTCGCACGAGCGCGCGGTCCTTCCCCGGGTGGATGCCCTCTGGGAGATGGAGGGCGGCACCCTGAGGGCCCTGGGCAGCGTGCCTCGCGCGATTCCCCGGTGGCGGCACGCCCCGCCGTACCTCACGTACGCCCTGGAACGGGGTGCCCGCCCGGAGAACATCAGGCTCCAGGACGCCCGGGAGGCGATATGCAGGACCCAAGGCTGA
- the oadA gene encoding sodium-extruding oxaloacetate decarboxylase subunit alpha, producing the protein MCAAKSDTLYITDTTLRDAHQSLIATRLRTEDMLPLARAIDNAGFFSVEAWGGATFDSCIRFLNDDPWDRLRELKAELRRTPIQMLLRGQNLVGYRHYPDDVVEKFVDASAENGVDIFRVFDALNDIRNMKKAMEEVRNVGAHLQGAISYTTSPAHSVATFIGMAEDLYALGCDSICIKDMAGLIMPHDARDLISGIKKTVDIKVCLHSHCTSGVAPLSYQAAIDAGVDILDTAMSPFALGTSQPPTESVVASVSGTPRDTGIDLVALRNVRNVCRDIREKYQPLFSAIADRVDSDVLIYQLPGGMISNLVSQLKEQNALDRLEEVLHEIPRVRKDLGYPPLVTPTSQIVGTQAVLNVLLGGERYRNVTGEVKDYVLGLYGRPPAPISPEVQKLIIGDEEPVTVRPADLLEPIYEQMRKEAAEQNLIVREEDVLTYILYPAVAPSFLKGERQAEVIPNPAAEAASIADIPHSMEVEVDGEIFSVRIVTVEGSSIAVKAAAPAARERVPRGDVPGGIKSNMQGMVLQVLTQKGSTVKKGDTLIVLEAMKMENPIRSPRDGTVEEIFVDAGDVVQNGDVLMVIE; encoded by the coding sequence ATGTGTGCTGCCAAATCCGATACACTCTATATAACCGATACCACGCTTAGGGACGCGCATCAGTCACTTATCGCCACCCGGCTGCGGACTGAAGACATGCTTCCCCTCGCCCGGGCCATCGATAACGCGGGTTTCTTCTCTGTTGAAGCCTGGGGCGGGGCGACCTTTGACAGCTGCATCAGGTTTCTCAATGATGACCCGTGGGACCGCCTTCGGGAGCTGAAAGCCGAACTGAGACGCACTCCCATCCAGATGCTCCTGCGGGGTCAGAACCTCGTAGGCTACCGGCATTACCCCGATGACGTGGTGGAGAAGTTCGTAGATGCATCTGCAGAGAACGGGGTCGATATCTTCCGGGTCTTTGATGCGCTCAACGATATCCGGAACATGAAGAAGGCGATGGAGGAGGTCAGGAACGTCGGGGCGCACCTGCAGGGCGCGATATCGTACACGACAAGTCCAGCCCACTCCGTCGCGACGTTCATCGGCATGGCCGAGGATCTCTACGCGCTTGGGTGCGACTCGATCTGTATCAAGGACATGGCCGGGCTGATCATGCCTCATGACGCCCGTGACCTGATCTCGGGGATCAAGAAGACAGTCGACATCAAGGTCTGCCTCCACTCTCACTGTACGAGCGGTGTTGCGCCCCTGAGTTACCAGGCGGCGATCGATGCCGGTGTGGATATCCTTGATACGGCGATGTCGCCGTTTGCGCTCGGGACGTCCCAGCCCCCGACCGAGAGCGTTGTTGCAAGCGTCTCCGGGACGCCGCGCGACACCGGTATCGATCTGGTCGCGCTCCGGAATGTCAGAAACGTCTGCCGGGATATCAGGGAGAAGTACCAGCCGCTCTTTTCCGCCATCGCGGACCGGGTCGACTCAGACGTTCTGATCTACCAGCTCCCGGGCGGCATGATCTCAAACCTCGTCTCCCAGTTGAAGGAGCAGAATGCTCTCGACCGCCTGGAAGAGGTGCTCCATGAGATCCCGCGGGTGAGGAAGGACCTCGGCTATCCGCCTCTCGTGACCCCGACGAGCCAGATCGTGGGCACCCAGGCGGTGCTGAACGTCCTGCTCGGCGGGGAGCGCTACCGGAACGTGACAGGCGAGGTGAAGGACTATGTTCTCGGCCTCTACGGCCGTCCTCCCGCCCCGATCAGCCCGGAGGTGCAGAAGCTGATCATCGGCGATGAGGAGCCGGTCACGGTCCGCCCGGCCGACCTTCTTGAACCCATCTACGAGCAGATGCGGAAAGAGGCGGCGGAGCAGAACCTGATCGTCAGGGAAGAGGATGTTCTCACCTACATCCTCTATCCGGCCGTCGCCCCGTCGTTCCTGAAGGGCGAGCGCCAGGCTGAAGTTATCCCGAACCCGGCCGCCGAAGCGGCGAGTATTGCGGATATCCCCCACTCCATGGAGGTCGAGGTAGACGGAGAGATCTTCTCGGTCCGGATCGTCACCGTGGAGGGGAGCTCGATTGCGGTCAAGGCGGCAGCCCCGGCGGCCAGGGAGAGGGTCCCCCGTGGGGATGTCCCCGGCGGCATCAAGAGCAACATGCAGGGTATGGTCCTGCAGGTGTTGACGCAGAAGGGGAGCACCGTCAAGAAGGGAGATACCCTCATCGTCCTTGAAGCCATGAAGATGGAGAACCCCATCCGCAGTCCGCGCGACGGTACGGTGGAGGAGATCTTCGTCGATGCCGGGGATGTCGTGCAGAACGGCGATGTGCTGATGGTCATCGAGTGA
- a CDS encoding acetyl-CoA carboxylase biotin carboxylase subunit: MKYFDKILIANRGEVAIRVMRACRELDIDTVAIYSEPDKNALHVKYADESFCVGEAHPSKSYLNKERICDVARKSAADAIHPGYGFLAENSQFAKLVEDEGLTFIGPSWKTIEALGSKVVSKRMMREAGVPVLPGTPDGVTSIDEAKKIAAEIGYPVVVKASAGGGGIGMHIAESEDQLEEAIDKGMRIAASAFGDPTVFVEKYLAKPRHIEIQVLADAKGNTLHLYDRECSIQRRHQKLVEEAPCPIMTPDLRERMTASAITAAKAANYTNAGTVEFLYANGNYYFMEVNTRLQVEHTITEFITGIDIVKKQIAIAAGEDLPMGQEDVSIRGHAIECRINAEDPLNNFSADPGKIVRYRSPGGPGIRVDSGIHNGYTIPPHYDSMISKLCAWGADREEAILRMRRALYEYVILGVKTTLPLQYAIMRNPHFIAGDTHTHFLQEEHIAKSLRRYLYEEATRMQTLAASLRHGKEVAAIAAAVDVYLRKNVK; this comes from the coding sequence ATGAAATATTTCGACAAGATCCTGATCGCCAACCGCGGTGAGGTCGCCATACGGGTTATGCGCGCCTGCCGGGAGCTGGATATCGATACGGTCGCGATCTACTCCGAGCCGGATAAGAATGCGCTCCACGTCAAGTACGCGGATGAGTCGTTCTGCGTTGGTGAGGCACACCCGTCTAAGAGTTACCTTAACAAGGAGCGGATCTGCGATGTCGCCAGGAAGTCTGCGGCTGATGCGATCCACCCGGGGTATGGGTTCCTCGCCGAGAACAGCCAGTTTGCAAAACTGGTCGAGGATGAAGGGCTGACGTTCATCGGTCCTTCGTGGAAGACGATCGAGGCGCTGGGCTCCAAGGTCGTGTCGAAGCGGATGATGCGCGAGGCGGGCGTGCCGGTCCTTCCCGGCACGCCGGACGGCGTCACCAGCATTGATGAAGCAAAGAAGATCGCTGCCGAGATCGGCTACCCGGTGGTCGTGAAGGCGAGTGCGGGCGGCGGCGGTATCGGTATGCATATCGCCGAATCTGAGGACCAGCTCGAGGAGGCGATCGATAAGGGGATGCGGATCGCGGCGTCTGCCTTTGGGGACCCGACGGTCTTTGTGGAGAAGTACCTCGCAAAACCGCGCCATATCGAGATCCAGGTCCTTGCCGATGCGAAAGGAAATACCCTTCACCTCTACGACCGCGAGTGTTCCATCCAGCGCCGGCACCAGAAGCTGGTCGAGGAGGCGCCCTGCCCGATCATGACCCCTGATCTCCGGGAGCGGATGACGGCGTCGGCCATCACCGCCGCAAAGGCGGCGAACTACACGAATGCCGGCACGGTGGAGTTCCTCTACGCGAACGGGAACTATTACTTCATGGAGGTGAACACCCGGCTGCAGGTGGAGCATACGATCACTGAGTTCATCACGGGGATTGATATCGTGAAGAAGCAGATCGCCATCGCCGCCGGTGAGGATCTCCCGATGGGCCAGGAGGATGTCAGCATCCGGGGGCACGCGATCGAGTGCCGGATCAATGCGGAGGACCCGCTGAATAACTTCTCCGCTGATCCAGGGAAGATCGTGCGCTACCGGTCCCCGGGAGGTCCGGGGATACGGGTCGATTCCGGCATCCATAATGGCTACACCATCCCCCCGCACTACGACTCGATGATATCCAAACTCTGCGCCTGGGGGGCCGATCGTGAAGAGGCAATCCTCAGGATGCGCCGGGCTCTCTACGAGTATGTTATCCTCGGCGTGAAGACGACGCTCCCGCTCCAGTATGCGATCATGCGAAACCCGCACTTCATCGCCGGCGATACGCATACGCATTTCCTGCAGGAGGAGCATATCGCAAAGAGCCTGCGCCGCTACCTCTACGAGGAGGCGACGCGCATGCAGACGCTGGCTGCATCGCTCCGGCACGGGAAGGAGGTGGCGGCGATCGCTGCGGCGGTCGACGTGTATCTCCGGAAAAACGTGAAGTGA
- a CDS encoding Fic family protein, with protein sequence MVELTVKIIKGNKYLYLRDRVKVNSKSLSVQTYVGRLEKVEPQDFSVKLLDLFSSRLTKYLDYRLEHSTLTVLDRNQATNLESLRYFYDLFEDLYPDESERYQDAMYVRYVQGTTAIEGNTITLREAQELLEHNISPAGKRMDEVYEVLNYITLRKYLSGYTGNITEAFIKKIHEILMNHILRDPGNYRNIQVGIASVDYQPPPAILVPDEIQNLIRWYRQNRKTLNPFELAILLHTKFEIIHPFVDGNGRVGRALMNFILERSGYPTLYLGREHRAAYLDALVRADDGEFAPIVETLYEFYQNQHGQIAQEVQQKLKDGGSKFRDDVADLLRQYVELKKNG encoded by the coding sequence ATGGTAGAACTGACAGTGAAGATAATAAAAGGCAATAAATACCTGTATCTCAGAGACCGGGTAAAAGTTAACTCCAAATCGCTTTCGGTTCAGACATACGTGGGTAGACTCGAAAAGGTCGAGCCACAGGACTTTTCAGTGAAACTGCTCGATCTCTTCTCTTCGAGGTTAACCAAATATCTTGACTATCGGCTGGAACACTCTACCCTCACCGTCCTTGATCGGAACCAGGCCACCAACCTCGAGAGCTTGCGCTACTTCTATGACCTGTTCGAGGATCTCTATCCAGACGAGAGTGAACGATACCAGGATGCGATGTACGTCCGGTATGTCCAGGGTACGACCGCGATTGAGGGGAACACCATCACCTTGCGAGAAGCCCAGGAACTCCTAGAACACAACATCTCGCCAGCCGGGAAGAGAATGGACGAGGTGTACGAAGTCCTCAACTATATTACCCTCAGGAAGTACCTCAGCGGATATACCGGGAACATCACTGAAGCGTTTATCAAAAAGATCCACGAAATCTTGATGAACCATATCCTTCGGGATCCGGGGAACTACCGGAACATTCAGGTTGGTATAGCAAGCGTCGATTATCAGCCGCCGCCCGCAATCCTCGTGCCTGATGAAATACAGAACCTCATCAGATGGTATCGGCAGAACAGGAAGACTCTCAACCCCTTCGAACTTGCGATCCTGCTCCATACAAAATTCGAGATTATCCACCCCTTCGTTGACGGGAACGGGCGAGTGGGACGAGCGTTAATGAACTTCATCCTGGAACGTTCCGGATATCCGACACTCTACCTTGGGCGGGAACACCGAGCTGCTTACCTGGATGCACTCGTGCGAGCTGATGACGGGGAATTCGCGCCGATTGTTGAGACCCTCTACGAATTTTACCAGAACCAACACGGCCAGATTGCACAGGAAGTCCAGCAAAAACTTAAGGACGGGGGAAGCAAGTTCCGTGACGATGTCGCGGATCTTCTCCGGCAGTATGTTGAGTTGAAAAAGAATGGATAA
- a CDS encoding nucleotidyltransferase family protein has translation MAARAQREEKSIFVIRLEGVLPLLRERFGVIKIGIFGSTARGDDRPESDVDLLVELSPDHLTFRNFSALADFLEELYGRKVDLLTVGGIDPLIRQDVESEVIWCEA, from the coding sequence ATGGCAGCTAGGGCGCAGCGTGAGGAGAAGAGCATCTTTGTCATCCGGCTCGAAGGAGTGCTCCCGCTGCTCCGGGAGCGGTTCGGCGTGATAAAGATCGGCATCTTCGGTTCGACCGCCCGGGGCGATGACCGGCCGGAGAGCGATGTGGATCTGCTGGTCGAGCTGTCGCCGGACCACCTCACATTCCGGAACTTTTCAGCGCTCGCAGACTTCCTGGAGGAACTCTACGGGAGGAAGGTCGATCTGCTCACCGTCGGAGGGATCGACCCTCTCATCCGGCAGGATGTGGAGAGCGAGGTGATCTGGTGTGAAGCGTGA